The sequence below is a genomic window from Candidatus Kapaibacterium sp..
AAAATGCTCCAAGATGATAAATGGGATATTATAAAATTTGATAAGAGCTTTATTGTTAATGATTTCAAATATTTTGGTACTAAAGTTATAGCTGGAACAAGTGAAGGATTATACTACAGTAACGATTCTTGTAAAAGCTGGTGATCTTCCCCCAGTTTTGTGTACACAAATATAAGAGATTATTTGTTACTAAAATTGTTGTTCAAATTTTAACAGATAAATATCATCCAAACCATAATCATATTCAGCTATAGAATACTTATTGTATACTCAATATCATCATCTTCAGCTTCACCTCTGTTTTAAATCGTTTGGTAAACTAATTCCATTTTTAATGTATGGAAAAATGTTTCTGTTATTGTTATTTCTTCTACTCATGCTACTTGCGATATATGATTATTTTCAGCAGATTGCGCACTGTTGCTGGTGGCGCCAATACCTCATCTGAGGAAAAATCAATCCTTGGCTTGGGCTTCCTTTCCGCATTGACCTTTCATCGCATCGCAGCAAACGCTTATTAATCTAGTCAACTGCTAGCCGATTATCTGTTGTCTTGTAAATATGTCAATTACAACGACTAGATAAAGCCAGCTCTCCGTGTCCAGATATATGTTATATCCGGGATGCCCATACTTTATTTGGGCTTTTATTGCTGTAAAAATTTGCTTTAATTGATTCTCAGCCACCGGAAGACTATGATTTGAATTGGTAGAAGCGTTTTTAAATTTTCGCTACGATCGGATTTTAAAGATTGCTCTCGTCAGTCTTGCAACCTTGTTCTTACCTCATCATGATGCTCTTTGTTGATGCAATGCCCAGGTTATTCTTAAGTGACCCTGTAGTCTGTAGTTATTCTTTTCAAATATCTCCTTTATTTCTTTATTAATTAATTTTGACCATCTGATTGCTTGTTTTACCTTGCTTGTATTTATAAAGATTCTACGTCTTCGGCATATTCTCAATACTGCATATTCTGAGCAGTGCTTTTCCACAGCGAGTATTTATTCTATTCTTTGAAAATATGCCGAGTGCTTTTTTTAATATGTTCCTGCTCTTTAAAACCTCGATTCTCTCGCTTAAGCCTTGTGTTTCGAATCAGGGCTGGTGTCCTTTATCAATGCACTCTTCAAATATCTTTCAAATACCGTTGCTTCCAGATGCAAGGTATTTCTTTTGTTTTATATCAAGTTCTTCTTGATAATCTTTATTCTGCTTTTGTTTGCTTAATATCAGTTTTACAGTATTTATTTTAAATTTTGTCGTATGTTCTTTACTTTTTCCATTTTTGACCTCCGTTTTTCTCAAATCTAACTAGTTTTCTATATATCTCTTTTCCTAATGTCCACTCTATTGGGGGAAGGTCATGGCATTTTGAAGAAACTTTAGGCAAAAAAAATGTGAATGTATTGTATTACAGTGAATCTCGTATATATGCCGGAACGTCGGCAGGATTTTTCAGTTTTGATGACAATTTGGAAAACATCACAAATCTTAGTGCAAATCTAACATTTTTGGATGTTTTGAGTATGGTTATCAGTAAAAACAAAATTTTTATCGGAACAAATGGTGCAGGAGCTTATTATAGAGAGTTGGATGAAACAGAATGGAAAAATACTGGTGACTTTACTAATATAAACAGACTCAGACATTTTAACAACTTGATGTACTCTTGTAACCGAAGCGGCTTACATATAAGTAATGATAGTGGTTTAAAATGGCAAATCTATAGCTTTATCGGTCATGATGTAAAGGATTATTACCAACTCAATGATGTTTCTTTTGTTCTATTTTCCGAAGGGGTCTATAGGAAGAACCAAAAGGACGATGAATGGAGCATAATTTTACGAAGTGCTGATTTAGAGTCGAAAATAAAATTCACATGTCTAACTGGAAACAATGATAAACTCTATCTTGGTACTAATATGGGATTATATTCGAGTGATAATTTGGGTGAATCATGGATAAAGGTATCCAAAGAAATCAATATTTTAAACACAATTATAGATCAAGACGAAATATTTGTTATCGCATCGGATGGATTATACAAAGCGAACATTCAATCAGATTCTTTTAGTTTGAGTAAAACTTTTTCATCATCATGGATCAAGTCAGTAGCTTCCCACATGAAGAATGTGTATCTATCAAATGGAACTAGATTATACAAATCAAGTGATAGAGGTATTACATGGGATGAGATAACAAAATCCGATGTAGTTGGTTTCTATGATATATCAATAACGGAAAACTGTATATTTGTCGGGTCAAATTATGGTAAAATCTTGCTAAGTTATGATAATGGAAATACTTGGCATATTGACAGTAGTCTTGCAAATGAAAAATATCATACATCATTTACATATGGTTATGAGAACTACATTTTTACTTCATATAAATATCAAGGTCAAATTAAGCACCTTCGACGGGCAGAATTATCTTCGATCGTTTCCGGGATAAAGGAAAATTCACCTTTACATCAACCATATTCCATCCACCCCAATCCCGCAAGTGAATATATTGAGATAAGTTCCCCACATATCAACCCTACGGTTAACCGTAGGGTTGATGAAGGTTCAGAAATTAAAATCTACAATACATTGGGGGAATGCGTTCTTACCGAACCAATTCATCCGATGACTCTCAGTCATCGGATGAATGTAGAATCTCTGCCTCGTGGAGTGTATTACCTCCGTATCGGCAATAGGACGCAGATGTTTGTGAAAATGTAAAAAAAGATGTGCCACACCTCCGAGGTGTGGCACATCTGAACCAAAAAAATGCTATATAATAATCTATTGTTTGCTGATTAGTTCCATCGCTTGTTTGATTGTTGCTTTGACGTGTTCGGCTGATTTGGTGAACATTGCTTGCTCGTCGGAAGTCAATTTTAGCTGAATGATTTCTTCAATGCCATCTTTGCCGATTTTAATCGGAACACCGACGCATACATCGCCAATGCCATATTCGCCGTCTAATAAGACTGTACATGGCAAAATGCGCTTTTGGTCTTTGATGATTGCTTCTGCCATTTCGACTGCGGCTGTTCCGGGAGCGTAATATGCAGAACCGGTTTTCAAGAAGTTCACGATTTCGATTCCACCGTTGATAGCACGGTTTACGATTTCGTCAATTTTTTCCTTCGATAACAATTCTGTGACAGGGATTCCGGCAACTGTTGTATAGCGTGGAAGTGGAACCATTGTATCGCCATGACCGCCGAGCAATAGTGCTTGGATGTCGCGCATCGAATAGCCCGTAGCCATCGAAATAAATGAGCGATAACGCGCTGTATCTAAGATTCCTGCCATGCCGATTACTTTGTGTTTGGGCAATCCTGTCACTTGAAGCGTTACGTATGTCATTACGTCAAGTGGGTTTGAAACAACGATAAAATACGCATCAGGTGAGTATTTGACTGCTTGGCTGACGCATGACGAGACGATTGCGGCATTTTTGACCAACAAGTCATCACGGGACATTCCGGGTTTGCGAGCTAATCCCGCAGTCATGATTACGATATGCGAACCGGCAGTTTCAGCATAATCGTTAGTGCCGTGAATTCTGGCGTCTGATTGCAAAATTGGCATAGATTCGTACATATCCAAAGCTTTCCCTTTGGCAATTCCTTCATCAATGTCCACCATGTAGATATCGTTTGCTAATTCTTTGTTTGCAAGGATTTGAGCAACTGTTGCGCCTACGTTTCCGGCGCCGATAACTGTAACTTTCATTTTATTCTCCAAATGTATAAAAATGTAAACTAAATAAGTCTTGTTATTACTTCAATTTCACTGCTCTTTCGGCATAAGCATCTTCAGTTTCGTAAACTCTGATTTTCAGCGAGTGAAGATTGTCGAATGATGCGAATTCCTCTCGAGCAATTTCGAGGAAAAATGTGACGATATTCTCGGATGTTGTCAGATAATCTATGACATAATGTTTGAATCCTTGCGATTTGAGAAAATTTATGACTTCAACATCATCTTTGTCGCACAAAAAAGCGTGGTCTAATTGCTGCAAAATTGGCTTGAAAATCTTGTCTATTTCATAATAATCCACTACCATAGCCTCGTTGACTAAAGTGCCTTCCAATTCGATAATCAATTTATAAGTATGCCCGTGAATGTTTTTGCAAGGACCTTCGTGGAACGGAAGCCTATGGCTCATTTCCCACTTATATTCTTTCCCGATTTTCGTCAGTTCCAATTTTTAACTCCTTTTGTAATTCGCTTTGATGGTGGATGTCATCCCACCGCGAGCCTTCCATTCAGTCACGATTTCCATCTCTTTGGGGTTGCAAGCTGCAACCAATTCATCAAGGATAAGGTTTGTGACTGCTTCATAAAAGATTCCTTTGCTTCTGAATTCGAGAAAATAGTATTTCAATGATTTCAATTCCAAGCAAATCCCATCGGGAATATATTTGATAGTCACTGTACCGAAATCCGGCAAACCTGTCTTAGGGCAAACTGAAGTAAACTCCGGATTGACGTGTGTAATTTCGTAATTACGATTTGGGTTTGGGTTTTCGAAAGTTTCAATAGTCATGTAAACTCCAATAAATAAAATCTTGTTAAGCAATATTATATATAGCAAATTTATCACAATTTGTAGATATTATAAAATTAATCGGGCAGAAAAATCAATTTATTACAAAGAATTTTCGAACTGCGGTGTAAGGACCTGAACTCATCGTAACAAAATACATCCCGCCGGAATATCTTGATAGGTCAATTAGATGTGTATAGAAGCCTTTTTTGAGAACATTATCTGCAATAGTTTCAACTAACTCACCGGTTGAATTGTAAACTCGAACTTGTGTTTGGCTTTCAATAGCAACGGTATAATTCAGTTCAGTTCCCCCACTATTCTTTAATACGACTTGTTCAGTCCATATATCGTAAACATGATTGGGGATAATAAGATTGCGAATGTGACTGCCACAATAGGACATATACATTTGTCCGGGATTGAGCTTATATACAGTACAAGAATCCGTTGCATAGAAAGTGGCGTCATAAATATCAACATCTAAAATGCCGGAATCACCAAGCATCACTATAAATCCGGGCTTAATGATATCATCGCCAAAAAGCAAATCACGGTCTCCCTCCCCCCAAATATGCAATAAATTATATTTATCATCAAGTGGGATAAGTT
It includes:
- the mdh gene encoding malate dehydrogenase; this translates as MKVTVIGAGNVGATVAQILANKELANDIYMVDIDEGIAKGKALDMYESMPILQSDARIHGTNDYAETAGSHIVIMTAGLARKPGMSRDDLLVKNAAIVSSCVSQAVKYSPDAYFIVVSNPLDVMTYVTLQVTGLPKHKVIGMAGILDTARYRSFISMATGYSMRDIQALLLGGHGDTMVPLPRYTTVAGIPVTELLSKEKIDEIVNRAINGGIEIVNFLKTGSAYYAPGTAAVEMAEAIIKDQKRILPCTVLLDGEYGIGDVCVGVPIKIGKDGIEEIIQLKLTSDEQAMFTKSAEHVKATIKQAMELISKQ
- a CDS encoding 6-carboxytetrahydropterin synthase, which translates into the protein MELTKIGKEYKWEMSHRLPFHEGPCKNIHGHTYKLIIELEGTLVNEAMVVDYYEIDKIFKPILQQLDHAFLCDKDDVEVINFLKSQGFKHYVIDYLTTSENIVTFFLEIAREEFASFDNLHSLKIRVYETEDAYAERAVKLK
- the queF gene encoding preQ(1) synthase; its protein translation is MTIETFENPNPNRNYEITHVNPEFTSVCPKTGLPDFGTVTIKYIPDGICLELKSLKYYFLEFRSKGIFYEAVTNLILDELVAACNPKEMEIVTEWKARGGMTSTIKANYKRS
- a CDS encoding T9SS type A sorting domain-containing protein, whose translation is MYYSESRIYAGTSAGFFSFDDNLENITNLSANLTFLDVLSMVISKNKIFIGTNGAGAYYRELDETEWKNTGDFTNINRLRHFNNLMYSCNRSGLHISNDSGLKWQIYSFIGHDVKDYYQLNDVSFVLFSEGVYRKNQKDDEWSIILRSADLESKIKFTCLTGNNDKLYLGTNMGLYSSDNLGESWIKVSKEINILNTIIDQDEIFVIASDGLYKANIQSDSFSLSKTFSSSWIKSVASHMKNVYLSNGTRLYKSSDRGITWDEITKSDVVGFYDISITENCIFVGSNYGKILLSYDNGNTWHIDSSLANEKYHTSFTYGYENYIFTSYKYQGQIKHLRRAELSSIVSGIKENSPLHQPYSIHPNPASEYIEISSPHINPTVNRRVDEGSEIKIYNTLGECVLTEPIHPMTLSHRMNVESLPRGVYYLRIGNRTQMFVKM